Proteins found in one Arachis stenosperma cultivar V10309 chromosome 8, arast.V10309.gnm1.PFL2, whole genome shotgun sequence genomic segment:
- the LOC130946110 gene encoding F-box/kelch-repeat protein At3g23880-like — translation MPTDHNDAETKAARGTELVSCPTARTRQLTDVSDEIMMEILLRFPARTLASLRSVCSSWKNLISSPPFTSNHLRSCLLDPTLTTLRIAYCTWAYRNDVRCGSIGLLSVHSILDNPSEPTQVDCFREQRYYGIIGSCNGLLCLVDEHAFKYMHAILWNPCTGFTFESPEISGEVRFCGFGYDHLSDSYKIFATIRTEAPSNFEFSTRIYTFGPTSSWRKIDDIPVALFGVPIDNPSWAVNREGEFFGSSRLCTLNWCVNHVVLYFDLGKETYGHFPLPGSEINLDRHYFPRLRTHLCVLRNCLSVCYEDRRTFEWIVWQMKEYGDAQSWTKLAAIRVHFKFTCPNRCHCLQPLYISESDVLLAFCPFLGIVLFNLNGRRRLDFPQIDRSGMGNHPAFSQCVGYRMACIYHDSLVSPNGLQSNSSKMLLRFIKPKPKLIDS, via the coding sequence ATGCCGACTGATCATAATGATGCGGAGACGAAGGCGGCCAGAGGGACGGAACTGGTCAGTTGCCCCACGGCAAGAACGCGGCAGCTGACAGATGTTTCGGATGAGATTATGATGGAAATCTTGCTGAGGTTTCCGGCAAGGACGCTTGCTTCCTTAAGGAGCGTGTGCAGTTCATGGAAAAACCTAATTTCGTCCCCTCCTTTCACCTCTAACCACCTTCGTTCATGCTTACTTGATCCAACTTTGACTACGCTACGGATTGCTTATTGCACTTGGGCCTACAGAAATGACGTCAGATGCGGCAGTATCGGACTTCTCTCCGTACACTCAATCTTGGACAATCCTTCCGAGCCTACTCAAGTCGATTGCTTCAGGGAACAACGCTACTACGGTATCATTGGTTCTTGCAATGGATTGTTATGCTTGGTTGATGAACATGCCTTCAAATACATGCATGCCATCTTGTGGAACCCCTGTACGGGATTCACATTCGAATCTCCGGAAATCAGCGGCGAAGTACGCTTTTGTGGCTTTGGTTACGATCATCTCAGTGACAGTTACAAAATTTTTGCTACTATAAGGACGGAAGCGCCATCTAATTTTGAGTTTAGTACCAGAATTTATACATTTGGGCCAACTTCGTCATGGAGAAAAATCGATGATATCCCAGTAGCCCTATTTGGTGTCCCAATTGATAACCCTAGTTGGGCTGTTAATAGGGAAGGGGAATTTTTTGGTAGTAGCAGATTATGCACTCTTAATTGGTGTGTTAATCACGTCGTTCTTTATTTTGACTTGGGTAAAGAGACTTATGGTCATTTTCCTCTGCCTGGTAGTGAAATAAACTTAGATCGTCATTATTTTCCAAGGCTGCGCACTCACTTATGTGTCTTGAGAAACTGCCTTTCTGTTTGTTACGAGGATAGGAGAACATTCGAGTGGATTGTGTGGCAGATGAAGGAATACGGAGATGCTCAATCTTGGACTAAATTGGCAGCGATTCGGGTCCACTTTAAATTTACTTGTCCAAATCGATGTCATTGTTTACAACCTCTTTACATCTCGGAAAGTGATGTTCTTTTAGCATTTTGTCCATTTTTAGGCATAGTTTTGTTTAACTTAAATGGTAGGAGGAGGTTAGATTTTCCTCAGATTGACAGGTCCGGCATGGGGAACCATCCTGCTTTTTCTCAATGTGTCGGGTATAGGATGGCTTGTATCTACCATGACAGCTTAGTTTCACCAAATGGTCTTCAAAGCAACTCATCCAAGATGCTGCTGCGCTTCATCAAACCCAAACCCAAACTTATTGACTCTTAA
- the LOC130946109 gene encoding uncharacterized protein LOC130946109: MCITVLWTCLMQGQHVGGVLPATRRGREETWRNLVGCSPNHAGGVLPQHGKGVLSWRNVIGWRRNHAGGVLTQHGGRGDVELARGSAMEGTAKLVVYRNGEIIRNTHEGVRFVCQNPFSFVVPFTMTLMELQNGLCQSIENGTLMRVSRILYRNPVIVFGGLIQFDTMPITDEVSMQNMFQIYRQTQMRQPQIELYVEFESVETEGIQNVLDIEDDRAAVYEGIDSDSEEDFEATYEAGDEDKDGDVGVETATENIVVHPSSSQPMNVPPFMRELDLDAMHAPEFPEYANIGIADPEDGEFRIGMEYSSRKSVVAVIRRYTIVRGVDYDVYESEPQIFYAKCKMYGRGCDWLIRASLIRKKDCWEIRRYNGRHTCTMGTISQDHSKLDSDTVADSILPLVETDPSIKVKSIIAEVQSRFNYTISYRKAWLAKQKSIEKIFGSWEDSYQALPWWLSVMVHKIPGSVVQIETRPLYNGNEEAQGVKILHRVFWSFNPCVRAFRHCKPLVQVDGTHLYGKYKGTLLVAVAQDENQNIVPIAFALVEGETADAWHFFLRNLRLHVVRKDGVGMISDRHESIRAAVNRSGGDWQPPRAWWMFCIRHIDSNFLRAFKVPHLQKLVFNIGYSRTVEEYNINYKRLEERGEAYARWCDAIGLRHWVLAFDEGHRWGHMTTNLVECINSLLKGARNLPVLALVRATYYRLNELFTRKSAEAHDRKRAGFTYSVFAQKRIEANMQQAGNIVVHRFDRRNEVFEVRDMASGKVSVVDLARRTCDCGHFQVERLPCRHVIACCANQRLDWQQYVHDVYKMTEIRKVYRFEFTPLGDPETWPAYEGPTLVANPALRRTSKGRPKLTRYLNEMDSRDMRGPRVCRLCGAQGHSRSRCPQRAGPSGGGD; the protein is encoded by the exons ATGTGTATTACTGTATTGTGGACATGTTTAATGCAAGGTcaacacgtggggggcgtgTTGCCTGCTACACGCAGGGGGCGTGAAGAGACGTGGCGGAACCTCGTTGGTTGTAGCCCGAATCACGCCGGGGGCGTGTTGCCACAGCACGGGAAAGGCGTGCTGTCGTGGCGCAATGTCATTGGCTGGAGAAGGAATCACGCCGGGGGCGTGTTGACTCAGCACGGGGGGCGTGGTGACGTGGAGCTAGCACGCG GTAGTGCAATGGAGGGTACCGCAAAGTTGGTGGTGTATCGCAACGGTGAAATAATTCGCAATACTCATGAGGGAGTGAGGTTTGTCTGCCAGAATCCGTTTTCGTTTGTGGTTCCATTCACCATGACGTTAATGGAGCTTCAGAACGGTCTCTGTCAAAGTATAGAGAACGGTACGTTAATGAGAGTGAGCAGAATTTTGTACCGGAATCCAGTTATAGTTTTTGGTGGTCTAATACAATTTGATACCATGCCGATCACTGACGAAGTGAGTATGCAGAATATGTTTCAAATTTATCGGCAGACTCAGATGCGACAGCCACAGATTGAACTATATGTTGAGTTTGAAAGCGTAGAGACAGAAGGGATTCAAAATGTTTTAGATATAGAGGATGATAGAGCTGCAGTGTACGAGGGAATAGATAGTGACAGCGAAGAGGATTTTGAAGCCACTTATGAAGCCGGCGATGAAGACAAGGATGGTGACGTGGGAGTTGAGACAGCAACGGAGAATATAGTGGTTCATCCCTCGAGCAGTCAACCGATGAACGTACCACCATTCATGCGTGAGTTGGATCTCGACGCCATGCATGCACCGGAATTTCCGGAATATGCAAACATAG GCATTGCTGATCCTGAGGATGGAGAGTTCCGGATTGGAATGGAATACAGTTCCAGAAAGTCAGTGGTGGCTGTAATTAGAAGATACACTATCGTTAGAGGAGTTGACTACGATGTGTATGAGTCTGAGCCACAGATCTTCTATGCAAAATGCAAGATGTATGGGCGTGGGTGCGACTGGCTTATCCGAGCCAGCTTGATACGGAAAAAAGATTGTTGGGAGATACGCAGATACAATGGAAGGCACACGTGCACAATGGGAACGATTTCACAGGATCATTCCAAGTTGGACTCGGATACCGTTGCTGATAGTATATTGCCGTTAGTCGAGACTGACCCGTCAATCAAGGTGAAATCTATAATAGCGGAAGTCCAGTCAAGGTTCAACTATACGATCAGTTACCGAAAGGCTTGGTTGGCAAAGCAAAAGTCCATAGAAAAAATTTTCGGTAGTTGGGAGGATTCTTACcaagccttgccatggtggctATCGGTCATGGTTCATAAGATACCTGGGTCAGTTGTGCAAATAGAAACACGCCCACTGTACAACGGGAATGAGGAGGCGCAAGGTGTAAAAATACTTCATCGCGTATTTTGGAGCTTCAATCCATGCGTTAGGGCATTTAGGCATTGCAAGCCTCTAGTTCAGGTGGACGGCACACACTTATACGGAAAATACAAAGGAACACTCCTGGTCGCTGTTGCACAAGATGAGAACCAGAACATTGTGCCTATAGCTTTTGCGCTGGTGGAAGGGGAGACAGCTGATGCGTGGCACTTCTTCCTCAGAAATCTGCGACTGCATGTTGTCAGAAAAGACGGTGTGGGTATGATTTCAGATCGGCATGAGTCAATTCGGGCAGCAGTAAATCGTTCCGGAGGTGACTGGCAACCTCCAAGAGCATGGTGGATGTTTTGTATAAGGCACATCGACAGCAACTTTCTAAGAGCATTCAAAGTCCCTCACTTGCAGAAGCTTGTTTTCAACATTGGGTATTCAAGAACGGTGGAGGAGTACAACATCAACTATAAGAGGCTTGAAGAGCGAGGGGAGGCATATGCCAGGTGGTGCGATGCCATTGGACTCAGACATTGGGTGTTGGCATTCGACGAGGGGCATCGATGGGGCCATATGACGACCAACCTTGTCGAGTGCATTAACTCATTGTTGAAGGGTGCCCGTAATCTACCAGTGCTGGCGCTGGTCCGAGCAACATATTATCGGTTAAATGAACTTTTTACACGGAAGAGTGCCGAGGCTCACGACCGCAAGCGTGCTGGGTTCACATACTCTGTATTTGCACAAAAACGGATAGAGGCAAATATGCAACAGGCTGGGAATATAGTAGTGCACCGGTTTGACAGACGAAATGAGGTGTTTGAGGTGCGAGACATGGCTAGCGGGAAGGTGTCAGTTGTTGACCTTGCTCGACGGACGTGTGACTGCGGGCACTTTCAGGTGGAACGACTACCTTGTCGCCATGTTATTGCTTGCTGTGCTAACCAGCGTCTCGATTGGCAGCAGTATGTGCACGACGTGTACAAGATGACAGAGATTCGTAAGGTATATAGATTTGAGTTCACACCGTTAGGTGATCCCGAGACATGGCCCGCATATGAGGGACCGACATTGGTCGCTAATCCCGCATTGAGACGAACATCGAAGGGTCGCCCCAAATTGACCCGGTACTTGAATGAGATGGATTCACGTGACATGCGGGGTCCTCGGGTATGTCGTCTCTGTGGTGCTCAGGGTCATAGTCGAAGTCGATGTCCTCAGCGTGCTGGACCGAGTGGTGGGGGTGATTGA
- the LOC130946111 gene encoding F-box/kelch-repeat protein At3g23880-like produces the protein MPTAHNDAERKAARGTELARTRQLADLSEEMIMEILLRLPTRTLLSLKSVCTSWRNLISAPDFTRNHLHRSCSCDPSLTPPRIAYYPHNGGWNREIKFFSVHSMMDNPSEPTKVARFSRGCDYRVVGSYHGLLCFFGSYANDDMHAILWNPCTGFIFESPQIRGEACFSGFGYDHLSDTIKFFAITRKRVLSGVESSARIYTFGPTSSWRRIDDIPSTLLSDPQPYEPRKIGVFFNSSKVCTINWDVYDEVFYFDMGRETYGRFPLPDRELDEVERRWRVPTCDNLCVLRNCLSVCYEHMKTQSWIVWQMKEYGEAQSWTKLVTIPFHPQLRYLNRALTLQPLYISESDVLLAISPFFTIVLCNLNDGSINFPVIGRSFSQSIDCYKIAFIYHESLVSPNGLQSNSSKLLLRLVKPKPVDS, from the coding sequence ATGCCGACTGCCCATAATGATGCGGAGAGGAAGGCAGCCAGAGGGACGGAACTGGCAAGAACGCGGCAGCTGGCAGACCTTTCGGAAGAGATGATCATGGAAATCCTGCTGAGGCTTCCAACAAGGACGCTTCTTTCCCTAAAGAGCGTGTGCACTTCATGGAGAAACCTAATTTCCGCCCCTGACTTCACCCGCAACCACCTTCATCGTTCATGCTCATGTGATCCAAGCTTGACTCCGCCGCGGATTGCTTATTACCCTCACAATGGTGGTTGGAATAGAGAGATCAAATTTTTCTCCGTGCACTCAATGATGGACAATCCTTCTGAACCTACTAAAGTCGCTCGCTTCAGTAGGGGATGCGACTACAGAGTCGTTGGTTCTTACCATGGATTGTTATGCTTCTTTGGTAGTTATGCTAACGACGACATGCATGCTATCTTGTGGAACCCCTGTACCGGATTCATATTCGAATCGCCGCAAATCCGCGGTGAAGCCTGCTTTTCTGGCTTTGGTTACGACCATCTCAGTGACACCATTAAATTTTTTGCAATCACAAGGAAGAGAGTGCTATCTGGTGTTGAATCTAGTGCCAGAATTTATACATTTGGACCAACTTCGTCTTGGAGAAGAATTGATGATATCCCATCTACCCTACTCAGTGACCCACAACCTTACGAACCTCGTAAGATAGGGGTATTTTTTAATAGTAGCAAAGTATGCACTATTAATTGGGATGTTTATGATGaggttttttattttgatatgggTAGAGAGACTTATGGTCGTTTTCCCCTACCCGATAGAGAGTTAGATGAAGTTGAGCGAAGATGGAGGGTACCCACCTGCGACAACTTATGTGTCTTGAGAAACTGTCTTTCCGTTTGTTATGAGCATATGAAAACACAAAGCTGGATTGTGTGGCAGATGAAGGAATACGGAGAAGCACAATCTTGGACTAAATTGGTAACCATTCCCTTTCATCCGCAACTGCGTTATTTAAATAGAGCTCTTACTTTACAACCTCTCTACATCTCAGAAAGTGATGTGCTTTTGGCCATTTCTCCATTTTTCACAATAGTTCTCTGTAACTTAAACGATGGCAGCATAAATTTTCCTGTGATTGGTAGATCTTTTTCTCAAAGTATAGATTGTTATAAGATAGCTTTTATCTACCATGAAAGCTTAGTTTCACCAAATGGTCTTCAAAGCAACTCATCCAAATTGCTGCTGCGCTTAGTCAAACCCAAGCCTGTTGACTCTTAG